One segment of Proteus appendicitidis DNA contains the following:
- the adk gene encoding adenylate kinase — MRIILLGAPGAGKGTQAQFIKENYGIPQISTGDMLRAAVSAGTELGLKAKALMDNGQLVTDELVIALVKERIKQDDCRNGFLLDGFPRTIPQADAMKEAGINVDFVLEFAVPDEIIVDRIIGRRVHAPSGRVYHVKFNPPKVENRDDVTGEELTTRKDDQEETVRKRLVEYHTQTAPLVSYYQNEAKANNAKYFKVDGTQKVSEINAELKSILG, encoded by the coding sequence ATGCGTATCATTCTGCTAGGCGCTCCAGGCGCTGGTAAAGGCACTCAGGCTCAATTCATTAAAGAAAACTATGGTATCCCACAGATTTCAACTGGTGATATGTTACGTGCGGCAGTAAGTGCAGGTACAGAACTAGGACTGAAAGCAAAAGCACTGATGGACAATGGTCAGTTAGTGACTGATGAATTAGTTATTGCGTTAGTGAAAGAGCGCATCAAACAAGACGATTGCCGTAATGGTTTCTTGTTGGATGGGTTCCCAAGAACAATTCCACAAGCTGATGCAATGAAAGAAGCGGGTATCAACGTGGATTTCGTACTGGAATTCGCTGTACCTGATGAAATTATTGTTGATCGTATTATTGGTCGTCGTGTTCACGCACCATCAGGCCGTGTTTATCATGTGAAATTTAATCCACCTAAAGTGGAAAATCGTGATGACGTGACGGGTGAAGAATTAACAACGCGTAAAGATGACCAAGAAGAAACGGTTCGTAAACGTTTAGTTGAGTACCATACTCAAACTGCACCGTTAGTTTCTTATTACCAAAATGAAGCTAAAGCAAACAATGCGAAATACTTCAAAGTTGATGGTACACAAAAAGTAAGCGAAATTAACGCTGAACTGAAAAGTATCCTTGGCTAA